Genomic DNA from Fodinicurvata sp. EGI_FJ10296:
TTTTCGCTGGGCGTCGGCATCACCGCCGGTGTCGCCATGGGCCTGCGCGAGGATGTGGAGTGGTTCTCGCTGCCGGTCTTCATCGTGATGCAGGCCGCCCCGATGGCGGCCCTGATACCACTGGTCACCTTCGTCTATGGCATCGGCCTGACGGCGAAGGTGCTGGCCGTCGTGATGCTGGCGCTGCCGGTGATCGCCATCAACAGCTATCGGGCGGTGCGCAATGTTCCCCCGTCCCTGATCGCCATGAGTCGGTCCTTCATGGGGTCGCGGCGCCAGCAGATCGTCAAGGTCGTTCTGCCGGCGGCGAGCCCGATGATGTTCGCCGGCATCAGGCTGGGCGTGGCCGAGGGTTTCAGCGGCGTTGTGCTGGCGGAACTGCTGATCACGCCGACGGGGATTGGCGATCTGATCACCTTCCACCGGTCGGTCGCCAATTACGCTCATATGTACGCCGTCATCGCCTCGATCGTCGCATTCGCGGTCATCACGGTGACCATACTGCAAATGGTCGAGACCAGACTGTTCCGACCGGAAAAGCGGAGTTCCAAATGACCGTCGCCGTCGACAGCCCCCCGAGCCGATCCTCAACCGGCAGCGGCACCGCCACCGGCGCCTCGGCCCAGCCGATCATCGAGGTCCGGGGCATCTCAAAGACGTTCGGCCCCGACGTCATCGCCCTGCAGGACATCGATCTGACTTTCGGTGCGGGAGAACTGACCAGCCTGCTCGGCCCCTCGGGCTGCGGCAAGACAACGTTGCTGAAGATCGTTGCCGGCCTGCTGGAACCCAATCGGGGGCAAGTGTTCGTCAAGGGCCAGCCGGTCGCCGGGCCCGGTCCCGACCGCGCCTTCGTGTTTCAGGATTTCGCCCTGATGCCGTGGGCCACGGTGCTGCGCAACGCCGCCTTCGGGCTGGAGCTGCGCGGCGTGGCAAAGCGCGAGCGCGAGGAAAAGGCCCGGCACTACGTGGCCGAAGTCGGCCTGAGCGGCTTCGAGGACAAGTATCCCCACGAACTGTCCGGCGGCATGCGCCAGCGGGTCGGCCTTGCCCGGGCACTGGCCGTGGATGCCGATGTTCTGCTGATGGATGAACCGTTCTCCGCCGTCGATGAACAGACCCGGCGCAAATTCCAGGAAGATCTGCTGCGATTGCGCCAGGTTGAGAACAAGACGTTCCTGT
This window encodes:
- a CDS encoding ABC transporter permease, coding for MTSAHGTVANLGGGGVRKPSLGHRIAGQSLFWRLVSLAMVFGAWELAGRLDFNFAFPPFSDTLVAFLSMVADGTMGWAYLRTMEPLAIGLVFSLGVGITAGVAMGLREDVEWFSLPVFIVMQAAPMAALIPLVTFVYGIGLTAKVLAVVMLALPVIAINSYRAVRNVPPSLIAMSRSFMGSRRQQIVKVVLPAASPMMFAGIRLGVAEGFSGVVLAELLITPTGIGDLITFHRSVANYAHMYAVIASIVAFAVITVTILQMVETRLFRPEKRSSK
- a CDS encoding ABC transporter ATP-binding protein → MTVAVDSPPSRSSTGSGTATGASAQPIIEVRGISKTFGPDVIALQDIDLTFGAGELTSLLGPSGCGKTTLLKIVAGLLEPNRGQVFVKGQPVAGPGPDRAFVFQDFALMPWATVLRNAAFGLELRGVAKREREEKARHYVAEVGLSGFEDKYPHELSGGMRQRVGLARALAVDADVLLMDEPFSAVDEQTRRKFQEDLLRLRQVENKTFLFVTHSIEEAVYVSDRIVLLSPRPGRVSRIIDPDIPQHDGDPEAIRRDPVYLDTVEEIWQGLKLYVE